One window from the genome of Tachypleus tridentatus isolate NWPU-2018 chromosome 11, ASM421037v1, whole genome shotgun sequence encodes:
- the LOC143231442 gene encoding uncharacterized protein LOC143231442 isoform X1 has translation MDMAHMEEEEDLEVVSVKVVVLVEVLEQAVVVVVVAEEVVMVEVMEEAVDLEEVWVEEAVDLEEVWAEEEEDLKGSEEVVEDIDVEVVLVDLVVIDGNSELSNKLLSHLAEAGATCGFLLKNHMFSVFDIYLMIYCHFNFINN, from the exons ATGGATATGGCTCACATGGAGGAGGAAGAAGATCTGGAGGTGGTTTCGGTAAAGGTGGTGGTTTTGGTGGAGGTTTTGGAGCAGGCGGTGGTGGTGGTGGTAGTGGCGGAGGAGGTGGTTATGGTGGAGGTTATGGAGGAGGCGGTGGATTTGGAGGAGGTTTGGGTGGAGGAGGCGGTGGATTTGGAAGAGGTTTGGGCGGAGGAGGAGGAGGATTTAAAGGGTTCAGAAGAGGTGGTGGAGGATATCGACGTGGAGGTGGTTCTTGTGGATCTTGTGG tcATTGATGGTAACAGTGAACTTTCAAACAAACTACTTTCTCACCTTGCTGAAGCAGGAGCTACGTGTGGTTTTCTGTTGAAAAATCATATGTTTTCTGTCTTTGATATTTACTTAATgatttattgtcattttaattttataaacaactaa
- the LOC143231442 gene encoding uncharacterized protein LOC143231442 isoform X2 produces the protein MGKAVKSLVGVFALLLLLDNVRSWKSSEGHGRSSHLSSGFGGYDGYGSHGGGRRSGGGFGKGGGFGGGFGAGGGGGGSGGGGGYGGGYGGGGGFGGGLGGGGGGFGRGLGGGGGGFKGFRRGGGGYRRGGGSCGSCGH, from the exons ATGGGGAAAGCTGTGAAAAGTTTAGTAGGCGTTTTTGCTCTTTTATTGTTACTCGATAATGTCCGATCATGGAAAAGTAGTGAAGGACATGGAAGGAGCAGCCATTTGAGTTCTGGATTTGGCGGATACGATGGATATGGCTCACATGGAGGAGGAAGAAGATCTGGAGGTGGTTTCGGTAAAGGTGGTGGTTTTGGTGGAGGTTTTGGAGCAGGCGGTGGTGGTGGTGGTAGTGGCGGAGGAGGTGGTTATGGTGGAGGTTATGGAGGAGGCGGTGGATTTGGAGGAGGTTTGGGTGGAGGAGGCGGTGGATTTGGAAGAGGTTTGGGCGGAGGAGGAGGAGGATTTAAAGGGTTCAGAAGAGGTGGTGGAGGATATCGACGTGGAGGTGGTTCTTGTGGATCTTGTGG tcATTGA